CTCGAGCAATTCTGTTATATAATGCAATCCCAAGATTATTAGCGCCCTCAATTTTAAATTTTAAAAATACAAACAAATGATAAATTTAATGTAAAGAAATAGTAAATAGATTGCTTTGAAGCTGCTAATCTTTGACAATTTTTAGTGTAATCCGATGTTAAAATTTTTGGTCACAGAAATCTTAAACATCCTCGCGATCGATTATGCCAGAACAAAATAGACAAGGAACAATATGTTGGCTGGATTTTAACCTCTGTGCCACCGAATTAGATTCTGGTTTTGCCCCCAATCATCCGAGGGTAGCAAAGTTGGCGATCGACGGTAACTTTATGCTTGCTTCAATTGAAGTATTAGACGAACTGTCACAATCCCTTCCTGGAACAATAACAGCTATAGAGCCAAACTTAGTGCGCGTTTCTGGCATAAGTTACGAGATTGCTCTGCGCCAAATACAAACTTTAGAGGGTCAACCTTTGTCAATTCCCGATCTAAGCAAAAGATTTGGACTACAGGTTGGTTATCAGTTTCAGGGGATCGATCCTCAGATAGTTCAGCAGGTTGAGGCGTTTAATAGTTCGATTGCCAAGCATGAAGCATTTTGGGTCGAGAAACTAGAAAATTTACAGCCCATCACTATTCCTTATGCAGATCGAACAGTATCCCACTTTAAAAAACAATTTAAAAGTGTCACAATTCCAATCCACGACGAAATTAGATCTTTTTTGAAAGGTCGAAACTCAAACTGGAATCTAGGCAATTTTCTCTGTGCTGCTTTTATCGGTTATCTGGCTCGTATTGGCGGAACAAATAGTTTTGATCTTGGATTTAGAGATATCAAATTAGCACAAGAACTAAATAATAGCGCAGGTTTTTTTGCAGCCTACGTACCTTGCCATTTAGACATAAATCTTGAGCAAAGTTTTGAGGAGTTTTTTGCAGCCATAAGAGTACAGATAGAGCTAACCAAACAGCACAAAACTTATGCACGGGATGTTGTGGTGAGAGATCCTACGCTGCGGAAAATACCATTAGCTAGCCCAGATATATTTCCCGTAGCGATCGAATGGGTAGAAAAAATAGCCGAACAACAAGGTAACCCTGGCAATGAGCTTACTTTGATCATTTCAGCGGATGAGACGGAATGCCTTTGGCTTTATAACACTGAAGCTTTTGATGCTAATAGCATTACTAGGATGTTGGAGCAATTTACGATTTTTCTCCAAGGTATTGCTACGAACTCTACTCAATCTCTGGCTCATCTACCACTGTTATCTGAGTGGGAACGCCAGACAATCCTGGTGGAGTGGAACGATACGGCAATTGACTATCCCCTCGACCAATGTATTCATCAGTTATTTGAAGATCGGGTAGAGAAAACACCAGATGCTTTGGCAGTAGTGTTTGAAGAACAGCAACTAACCTACCAAGAGTTAAATGAGCGAGCCAATCAATTTGCTGCCTATTTACAGGAGTTGGGAGTAAAGCCAGAAACCCTAGTGGGTATTTTTGTCGAACGCTCTCTAGAAATGATTATTGCTAATTTAGCCATTCTTAAGGCTGGTGGTGCATATCTGCCCTTAGATTCAACTTATCCTCAAGAACGCTTAGATTATATTATTCAAGATGCCCAAATCTCTCTGATACTGACCCAGAATCATTTACAAGCCAAAATTGCATCTTGTGTCACCGTAAGTCAAAACAACATACAAATAATTTCCCTCAATAGTAATCTTCCATCTAGCCCGACATCCCTACAGTCCCATACATCTAATCCCAGCAATCTAGCTTACGTAATCTACACCTCTGGTTCTACAGGAAAACCCAAAGGAGTGGAGATCCCTCATCGAGCTTTAGTGAATTTTGCTCAAGCAGCAGTGCAAGAATATGAAATTACTCAAAGCGATCGCATTTTACAATTCGCCTCGATTAGTTTTGATGCCTCAATTGAAGAAATCTATCCCTGTCTGATCGCGGGAGGGACATTAGTTTTACGTAGTGAAGAAATGAGCTATTCGCCCTCATTGTTACTAGAAAAATCTGGTGACTATGGCATTACGATTTTAGATTTACCCACCGCTTTTTGGCATTTACTCACGGCGGAATTAGCCAACAACCTGCAATTACAATTACCCCCATCAATTCGTTTAGTAATTATTGGTGGCGAAGCAGTCAATCCCAAGCAAGTAACAATTTGGAATCGATTAGTCGGAACTTGTCAGCTAATTAATACTTATGGCCCTACAGAAACCACTGTTGTGGCTACCAGTTATAAAATTCCTCATCAGCTCGATCACCTATCTACCATCCCAATTGGTAGACCATTGCCCAATCTCCAGACTTATATTTTAGATCAAAACTTACACCCAGTTCCTGTGGGAGTTCCAGGAGAAATCTATATAGGTGGTGCAGGTTTAGCCCGAGGTTATTTAAATCGTCCTGAGTTAACCGCTGAAAAATTTGTGGACAATCCCTTTGCTCAGGATCAAAAGTCAAAATTATATAAAACAGGAGATTTAGCCCGTTATCTAGCCACCCTAAAGGGTACCGCTTCGCGTCCTAAAGGATTAGCTCCTAACGTCGCGTCACACGAAGTTAGTGCTAAAGCATACCGCTCCGCATATCCTTTAGGGCATAATGCTAAAATTGAATATCTGGGACGAATCGATAATCAGGTAAAAATTCGTGGCTTTCGCATTGAGCTGGGTGAAATTAAAGCTACGATCACACTACATCAAAACATACACCAAACAGTCGTCATAGCTAAAGAAGACAACTTAGGAGACAAGCGCCTAGTCGCCTACATTGTTCCCCAGCCAGAACAAACAGTTACCACCGAAGAAATACGCGGATTCCTTAAGGAAAAACTACCGCACTACATGATACCAAGTACATTCATTTTTATAGAGGCTTTACCCTTAACTACTAATGGCAAAATAGACCATCGCGCTCTACCCGCACCTGAGCAAGCTAGATCTGAACCAAAAGAAACCTTTGTCGCTCCCAGGAATCAATTGGAACTGCAACTGGCAACAATTTGGCAAAACGTTTTGGGCATCCAGAATATTGGCATCCATGATAATTTCTTCGATCTTGGTGGACAATCTCTGCTGGCAGTACGATTATTTGCTGAAATTCATAAATCATTCAATCAGAAATTAACTTTATCCACTGTATTGCAAGCATCTACTATTGAGCAATTAGCAAAAGTTATAAGTCAAAAAGAATACTTGCCCGATTCATCGTATCTTGTACCAATTCAACCCCATGGGTCTAAAATCCCGTTTTTTTGTATTCATGGCGCGCAAGGTGAAGTTCTCTTTTTAAAAAGTTTAGCTAACCATCTCAATCGGGATCAGCCTTTTTATGCCATAAGATCACCAGGACAAAATGGAGAAACTGCCCCTCTAACCTGCATTGAAGAGATGGCAAAGCTTTATATTAAGGAAATAAAAACCATACAACCGCAGGGCCCTTATTTACTAGGTGGTTATTCTTTTGGAGGACTTGTGGCTTTTGAAATGGCTCGACAGTTTAAAGAACAAAGTCAAGAGGTTTCATTATTGGCATTATTAGACTGTTATGCTCCAGAAAGCCTCAAATATTTACCGTTACATAATAGATTGTTGCAACATTTTCGCAATTTTCTATCGATTGGGCCTGATTATCTTTTCAACAAATTCAAGACATTACGCACCAGAATCATGTATCGTCTGCTTAAGGATGAAGCTATGAGAAATAATTATTTTTATCACTTAACTAGTACTAAATATTTTTATAATTTAATTAATGAGTTTCCTAACTATACTGTTGAAGATTTAAAATTGTGGGAAAATCTTTATAAAGCTAATTTACAAGCAAGTTCAAATTATATCCCCTCAGTTTATGAGGGAAAAATTACTCTTTTTAGAGTCAAAACCGATCCTACTAAGAATTTTTATCAGCCAGTAGCAAAATGTGGATGGAGCAAACTATCTAATCAAGAAATAGAAGTATATGATTGCACTGGTGATCACTATACTTTTATAGAAGAACCTCATGTCCAAAGTTTAGCTAGACAATTACAGTCTTGCCTTGTTTTAGCTACAGAATTATAACTCTTTATCTGAAGATATTGTTCATTCTTTGACTGGCTGGGACTATATTTTAGATGCCTTATCTCTCTAGCCACTTTTGAGAATTGGTATAAATTTGGAATTGCTTGCTTTTTTTTTTAGGTGGTGTGGCGATCGCCTTAATTCTCCAATCCAAATATTGGTAATTGCTAATTAATTTAATTAAGTGAATTCGCCTAAGTAAATACAACTAAGTCTACCCAATATTCATATGTAATATAATTATTTGTTAAGCTTATTAATCATTATTTTGTTCTTATCTAATGGCGACAAAACCTACAGTAACTAGATTATTTAATATTGACAAAATATTGACATAAAAATAACACAAGAAAGTCATATTTGGACATTAGCTTGGACAAACATTTTCACAATTGACTCTAAGAGGACAAAAAAATGGAAAGATCTGTACAAGCTTTAAAAGTATTTAGCAGTTTTGCAGTGAGTACTCTTGCCTTAATTTATATTCCTTTTGTAGCTGCATCCGTAGATGCGGCTGAAGACAGCTCTAAATTTAGTTCTGGTTTTCTATCATCTCAAAATAATTCAACCAAAATTGAGATGACATCTGAAGATGCTGAGTATATTGAAAAAATACGCGAACATTATGGTTTAGATTTATAGTACGTAAGGGCGAATGGCAAGGCGGAGCTAGTTCTACGGTCACAAAGCTTACCCTTTAGAGCTATTCGCCCCTACCCAAAAAGCATCCGTTACAAACCTTAATTGAATTGGTATCACTTTTATATAGTTAGACAATAGGTAGCTAAAATCTCAATACAGTTGGCGATCGCTCCTAAATGAGCAATTTCATAACCGTGGGTATTTTGGGTAGGGAAACTCAGACAAGCACCCCGAGAAACATGACCAAATTTCATCGCAATTGAAGCATCACTGCCAAAACCATCAATTACCGCTAGCTGAAGGGGAACTTCGGCTAATTCGGCTGCGGTACGAATTTCCGCGTTGAGCAATTCATCATAAACACCATAGTTATCCTGAGAGAGCAAGACAGGAGCAACACCAGACTCTATGGGATATTCATCTGCTAGAGGACAAATTTCTAAAGCAATCAAGGATTCTAAAGTCTGATTTTGAGTAAAGTATAGTGCGCCAATTGCACCGACTTCTTCTTTGGCTGAGGCGACTAAATAAATATCAACAGGAGGATTTTGCACTCGTTCAGCAAGAGCTAAAAGAATAGCCACTGAAGCTTTATTATCTAAAGTGTAGCTAGCAATATAGTCTTTGAGACGAAATGGCTGTTTACGATGTTTGCCAATCACTACCCGAGTACCAGGGCGCACGCCTAAAGTAGTTAACTCAGATAAACTACACTTAGTTTCTACCCAAGCATCCTCCCACATCAAAGGTGTATCAATCTGCTGGGCTTTTTGTGGTGATTCATGGGAAACATGACGCGAACCAAAAGAGAGAATACCGCTAATAACCTTTTGATCTCCTAAAATATCAACGACCCCTTCACCGTATACCCAAGGAAACGAACCCCCCAAACGACGTACCTGAAGGCAGCCATCATCATCAATAGATTTAACGATCATGCCGATTTCGTCTTTATGAGCCGTAATAGCGATCGCTCTTGCAGAATCTTGTCCACGAATTTTAGCAATTACGTTGCCTGCTCGATCCTGCCAAGCCTCTACCTCAAACTCTTGAAACTGTTTTAACAAAAGGTCATCAATTTCTGTTTCTAACCCACTAGGTGAATGACACAAAACTAACTCTTGGATTTGAGCGAACAGGCGATCGCCTTCTTTGGTGTCTTTACTGCCGTTACTTTCCATGTTTCTGACAATCTGGCTTAATCAGCATGACTATATCATCAAAAAGTAGGTAAAAATGTCTTGGATGCGATCGCTAGTGCAATTAACAGTTAAGTGTATGATCTAATTCCCAATGAGAAATATGATCGCTGTATTGATTCCACTGTTGGTATTTTAGTTTTAGGTAAGAATCAACAAATGATTCTCACAAAGATTTTCGGAAAACTGAATTGGTTTCTAAGCAGCGCAGGGCATCTAATAAATTACCAGGAAGACGTTTTACTCCCTCTGATAGGGTTTCAGTATAGCTATTGTAGTTAGCGCGATCGCCTGGATCTAGCTTCCGTTCAATACCATCTAATTCTGCGGCAATAATTGCTGCTGGCAGTAAATAGGGATTGGCAGCGCCATCAGCTAGACGAAATTCAAATCGGCCGCGATCGGGAATACGAATCATATGGGTGCGATTGTTACCAGCATAGCTAATGGTATTAGGCGACCAAGTTGCACCCGACACTGTGTTTAAGGCATGAATACGTTTATAAGAGTTGACCGCAGGATTAGTAAAGGCACACAAAGCAGCAGCCGACTCCAGAATTCCGCCAATAAATTGATATCCTAACGTTGAAAGTTCTGATTCTCCCTGTTCGTCTTTAAACAAATTGGTCATGCCTACGTTGTCCCAAACTGAGAGATGAGTATGACAACCGTTACCTGTTAAATTGGCAAAAGGCTTGGGCATAAAAGTAGCCCGAAATCCGTATTTCTCGGCAATACTTTTAGTCATGTACTTGAAAAAAGCATGGCGATCGGCTGTAATTAAGGCATCATCATAAGTCCAGTTCATTTCAAACTGTCCGTTACCATCCTCATGATCGTTCTGATATGGTTTCCAGCCTAAAGACAACATCCCATCACAAATTTCACTAATCACGTCATAACGACGCATCAATGCCTGTTGATTGTAGCAAGGTTTAGCAGCGCGATCGCGACTGTCGGCAATTTCCAGTTCATCTGCCGATAAGAGAAAATATTCGCATTCAACTCCAGTTTTGATAGTATAGCCTCGTTGTTCGGCTGTTTCGAGCATTTGCTTTAATACTACCCTAGGAGTCTGCATGATGGGATTTCCATCTATACCATAGAGATCGGCGGGAATCCATGCTACATCTGGTTGCCAAGGTAGTTGAAATACGCTGTTGCGATCGGGGATTGCTAAGATATCAGGATCGGCAGGAGTCATATCTAACCAGGCAGCAAAGCCAGCAAATCCAGCCCCATTTTCCGCCATCTCATCAATACTTTGAGCAGGAACAAGTTTTGCTCTTTGTACCCCAAATAAATCGGTAAAAGAAATAAGAAAATAACGGATTTGGCGATCGCCAGCTAGTTCTGATAATAACATCGTCGTTAATAGTACCTGATAAAATAAACTGCTGCGCCTTTTTTAGCTTTTAGCTTTTAGCTTTTAGCTTTTAGTAATTAGTAATTAGTAATCAGTAATTAGTAATCAAAAAGAAGCCCTAATATCTCGATGTACATTTACATAACCCCGATCGACTACCGTAAAATGTTCCTTTAACTGCTGATGTGCTTGGGGTAGCGCATGAAAGGGAATCGAAGGATAAAGATGGTGTTCGGCATGAAAGGGAATGTTCCATACTATTACGGGAAACCAGGTTAAAGTAGTGCGGGTATTGGTTAAAGGATTGTCGTTGTTACTGCACCCTGTATGTTCGGCCAATAAAATAAAGCGTAAAATCGGCTGTCCTACAGCTAAAGGTAGCAACCACATGGTAAAAAACCAAGGCTGTTTAAAGATTAGAGAAATAGCGATCGCAGCAACATAGAAAGCTAGTTGCAGGCGAGTCGATCTGATTACTTCGTCGCGCGCATCTTCAGCGATAAAAGCATAATCTTCTAGCTTACCTGTGGCTACTTGATAGTGAGTTTTAAATTTGCCAATCCACCAGTTGAAACCGCTTAACTCTACTAAATATTCCCCAATGTTACTTGGTTTGGGGTCGTCTAGTTCGGGATCTTTGCCATTAACTTGAGCATAGCGATGATGCCATTTGTGATAGCGACGGTAAAAATCACTGTTATAAAAGGAAAAGAGTCCCGCTATCCAAGCCACAAGATCGTTGAGACGATTGCTAGCAAAAGCTGTTCGATGAGAACTTTCATGTAAGGGTGCAAACATGGCAGCAAAACTGAAGCCATAGATCATTAATGCTGGTATTTTAATTACCCAACTATCAACCGCGATCCACAAGTAACCACTACATACCATCACCAACAGATGTCCTGCTAGCTGGATTAACCCTCGCCGATTAGAACGAGCATTCAGAGTCTTTAACTCTAATGAAGCTAGAATTTGTTTTGGCTGATGACCAAATGCCGATCTGGTCTTGACTTGAGTGTTCATGACTAGCTTTTTAATTCACTTATTATAACAAGTCCTAAATTAACACAATCATACCAACTTGTTATAATAATTTGGTCACATAAGTTACCAATTGCCTTGAATTTGGTGAGATCGCAAAAACAAATACCACTTCATTTAGATATTTCCGAACAGATCCACCAACAAATTATTAGTGGTCGTTATTCACCAGGGGCTAAATTACCCAGTGAAAGAGAACTAATTAAAGAATGGCAAGTCAGCCGAATTACCATCAGAAGAGCGATCGCCAATTTAGTTCAGCAAGGTTTAGTGACTACCCATCAGGGGAAAGGAGTGTTTGTTACTCAAAAGCGCAAAGTAATTTATACTCTTTCCAATCCCCTCACGTTTCTAGAAGAAGATCTAGCCAATCAGGGCATCGAACTATATTTGCAAAATATAACTTTTGAACTGGTTACAGCACCACAACAAGTACAGGTAATGCTGCAATTACCCTCAGATAATCCGACTGCTTATTTACAAAAAAAAATCTTACTAGTAGATCGAGAACCTGGATGTGTCGATCTTACTTATATTCTGCCAGAGATAGGTTCTAAACTAGAATCAGAGTTAAAGCAAAATATGACCTTTCCTGTTTTAGAACGTAATAACTATCAGATCGAGCGGGTCGAAGCAATTATTGAATGTACTAATGCTAGTTTAGAACTGAGTGAATATCTAGATGTACCTCTGGGTCATCCTTTATTAGTTTATCGTCACACTGCCTATGCTCATAATCGCCCCGTAGTTCATGGAGAATCAATTTCTAGAGGCGATCGCTTCTGCTATTCAGTCAATCAAAATAATTATTGATAATCTAAACCATTTTAAACCATGCCGACTACAACCTCTAGTAATAAATCTCCTCATGCTGCTAAGATCGCTGCCAAAATTAAGACAGGAGAAAGTTTAGCCCATGCCGACTTTAATAACCAAGATTTATATGCGATCGCTCTTAGTCAAGTTAACTTAGAGCAGGTTAATTTTTCTGGCAGTGTTTTGACTAATGCCGATCTGGTGGAAGCAAATCTCCAAGGAGCAAACCTGAAAAATACAGATTTAAGAGGAGCAGATTTAACCAGAGCAAATCTAACAGGAGCAGATTTAACAGGGGCATATTTGAGTCGTGCCGATCTGCGAGGTGCTAATTTAAGCGGTGCTAATTTAACTAATACTCAGTTTCAAGTAACCATTTACGATCTCCAAACGGCTTTTCCTGAAGGGTTTGACTATCAAAGTTCGGGTGCAGTAGGGCCAGGAGCAAAATTGACTGGAGCTTATCTGAATACTGCTAATCTGCGTGGAGTAGATTTAACAGGGGCAAAAATGATTGGCGCTTATTTGAGCGGAACAGATTTTACTGGCGCAATTTTAGATGATGTTTCCTTTAGTGGCGCGATTTTGCAAAAAGCCATCATGACAGGAGCAAGTTTACGTAATGCTCGCTTAGGCAATACCGAACTAAAAGGAGTGGATTTGAGAGGCGCAGATTTGACAGGGGCAAACTTAGATAATCTACAAAATATTGCTGGGGCAGATTTTAGCTTTGTCAAAGGCTTAAGCGAGCAAGCTCGTTCAGCTATTTTAAATTTTCCTGCACCAGATCTAACTACCTGGAATGCTTATACACGCTGTAACACCAAAGATAGTTTGGCAAGACAAGCGTAAAAAGGCGAGCGCATTTTTTTACTTAATAAATTTACGTTGGTTGAGATTTACTTCTTAACAGATTCAAACCTAATCCAATATATACACAACCTGTAATTCGCTCTAACCAACCTGAAAATTGCTTATTTTCTCTAACCGTATTGGTTGCTATTGCAGCAAATCCAGCTAGTAGCAAGCACCATACTGTACCACCAGTCACAAACAAAATACCTAACAATAAAAACGGTAATGCTCCAAAACCTGCTGTTGGTTCAACAAATTGTGGAAGGAAGGCGAGAAAGAAGATTGCCACTTTAGGGTTGAGAACATTCGTTACAACTCCCTGACGATAAATTTGCCAGCTACTCATTGAGTTTATTTCTGGAGTAGATAGAGGTGAAGACTTTCTCAACCAAGCTTGAAGACCAAGATAAATAAGATATATAGCCCCAGCAATCTTGATGGTTGTAAATGCCCAAGCAGAAGTCGCTAAAATCGCTGATAATCCAAACGCAGCAAATGTCGTATGAACCAAAATGCCACTACTAATACCCAACACTGAGATTAATCCAGCTTGACGACCTTGGGATATACTTCGAGCTAGGATGTACATTGTATCTGTACCAGGCGTAATCCAGAGTAAAAAACTTGACAGAAGAAAAGCCGACAGATTGTGAGTTCCAAACATTTTCTTGCTGATTAAAAACAAAACTTAAACGATATTATCAGTCTAGTTTTTAGTTTGATGAGAATACAAGCTATTTAGTTACT
The sequence above is a segment of the Pleurocapsa minor HA4230-MV1 genome. Coding sequences within it:
- a CDS encoding amino acid adenylation domain-containing protein, with amino-acid sequence MPEQNRQGTICWLDFNLCATELDSGFAPNHPRVAKLAIDGNFMLASIEVLDELSQSLPGTITAIEPNLVRVSGISYEIALRQIQTLEGQPLSIPDLSKRFGLQVGYQFQGIDPQIVQQVEAFNSSIAKHEAFWVEKLENLQPITIPYADRTVSHFKKQFKSVTIPIHDEIRSFLKGRNSNWNLGNFLCAAFIGYLARIGGTNSFDLGFRDIKLAQELNNSAGFFAAYVPCHLDINLEQSFEEFFAAIRVQIELTKQHKTYARDVVVRDPTLRKIPLASPDIFPVAIEWVEKIAEQQGNPGNELTLIISADETECLWLYNTEAFDANSITRMLEQFTIFLQGIATNSTQSLAHLPLLSEWERQTILVEWNDTAIDYPLDQCIHQLFEDRVEKTPDALAVVFEEQQLTYQELNERANQFAAYLQELGVKPETLVGIFVERSLEMIIANLAILKAGGAYLPLDSTYPQERLDYIIQDAQISLILTQNHLQAKIASCVTVSQNNIQIISLNSNLPSSPTSLQSHTSNPSNLAYVIYTSGSTGKPKGVEIPHRALVNFAQAAVQEYEITQSDRILQFASISFDASIEEIYPCLIAGGTLVLRSEEMSYSPSLLLEKSGDYGITILDLPTAFWHLLTAELANNLQLQLPPSIRLVIIGGEAVNPKQVTIWNRLVGTCQLINTYGPTETTVVATSYKIPHQLDHLSTIPIGRPLPNLQTYILDQNLHPVPVGVPGEIYIGGAGLARGYLNRPELTAEKFVDNPFAQDQKSKLYKTGDLARYLATLKGTASRPKGLAPNVASHEVSAKAYRSAYPLGHNAKIEYLGRIDNQVKIRGFRIELGEIKATITLHQNIHQTVVIAKEDNLGDKRLVAYIVPQPEQTVTTEEIRGFLKEKLPHYMIPSTFIFIEALPLTTNGKIDHRALPAPEQARSEPKETFVAPRNQLELQLATIWQNVLGIQNIGIHDNFFDLGGQSLLAVRLFAEIHKSFNQKLTLSTVLQASTIEQLAKVISQKEYLPDSSYLVPIQPHGSKIPFFCIHGAQGEVLFLKSLANHLNRDQPFYAIRSPGQNGETAPLTCIEEMAKLYIKEIKTIQPQGPYLLGGYSFGGLVAFEMARQFKEQSQEVSLLALLDCYAPESLKYLPLHNRLLQHFRNFLSIGPDYLFNKFKTLRTRIMYRLLKDEAMRNNYFYHLTSTKYFYNLINEFPNYTVEDLKLWENLYKANLQASSNYIPSVYEGKITLFRVKTDPTKNFYQPVAKCGWSKLSNQEIEVYDCTGDHYTFIEEPHVQSLARQLQSCLVLATEL
- a CDS encoding M42 family peptidase, which codes for MESNGSKDTKEGDRLFAQIQELVLCHSPSGLETEIDDLLLKQFQEFEVEAWQDRAGNVIAKIRGQDSARAIAITAHKDEIGMIVKSIDDDGCLQVRRLGGSFPWVYGEGVVDILGDQKVISGILSFGSRHVSHESPQKAQQIDTPLMWEDAWVETKCSLSELTTLGVRPGTRVVIGKHRKQPFRLKDYIASYTLDNKASVAILLALAERVQNPPVDIYLVASAKEEVGAIGALYFTQNQTLESLIALEICPLADEYPIESGVAPVLLSQDNYGVYDELLNAEIRTAAELAEVPLQLAVIDGFGSDASIAMKFGHVSRGACLSFPTQNTHGYEIAHLGAIANCIEILATYCLTI
- a CDS encoding fatty acid desaturase family protein, translated to MNTQVKTRSAFGHQPKQILASLELKTLNARSNRRGLIQLAGHLLVMVCSGYLWIAVDSWVIKIPALMIYGFSFAAMFAPLHESSHRTAFASNRLNDLVAWIAGLFSFYNSDFYRRYHKWHHRYAQVNGKDPELDDPKPSNIGEYLVELSGFNWWIGKFKTHYQVATGKLEDYAFIAEDARDEVIRSTRLQLAFYVAAIAISLIFKQPWFFTMWLLPLAVGQPILRFILLAEHTGCSNNDNPLTNTRTTLTWFPVIVWNIPFHAEHHLYPSIPFHALPQAHQQLKEHFTVVDRGYVNVHRDIRASF
- a CDS encoding GntR family transcriptional regulator, whose amino-acid sequence is MNLVRSQKQIPLHLDISEQIHQQIISGRYSPGAKLPSERELIKEWQVSRITIRRAIANLVQQGLVTTHQGKGVFVTQKRKVIYTLSNPLTFLEEDLANQGIELYLQNITFELVTAPQQVQVMLQLPSDNPTAYLQKKILLVDREPGCVDLTYILPEIGSKLESELKQNMTFPVLERNNYQIERVEAIIECTNASLELSEYLDVPLGHPLLVYRHTAYAHNRPVVHGESISRGDRFCYSVNQNNY
- a CDS encoding pentapeptide repeat-containing protein; translation: MPTTTSSNKSPHAAKIAAKIKTGESLAHADFNNQDLYAIALSQVNLEQVNFSGSVLTNADLVEANLQGANLKNTDLRGADLTRANLTGADLTGAYLSRADLRGANLSGANLTNTQFQVTIYDLQTAFPEGFDYQSSGAVGPGAKLTGAYLNTANLRGVDLTGAKMIGAYLSGTDFTGAILDDVSFSGAILQKAIMTGASLRNARLGNTELKGVDLRGADLTGANLDNLQNIAGADFSFVKGLSEQARSAILNFPAPDLTTWNAYTRCNTKDSLARQA
- a CDS encoding LysE family translocator; amino-acid sequence: MFGTHNLSAFLLSSFLLWITPGTDTMYILARSISQGRQAGLISVLGISSGILVHTTFAAFGLSAILATSAWAFTTIKIAGAIYLIYLGLQAWLRKSSPLSTPEINSMSSWQIYRQGVVTNVLNPKVAIFFLAFLPQFVEPTAGFGALPFLLLGILFVTGGTVWCLLLAGFAAIATNTVRENKQFSGWLERITGCVYIGLGLNLLRSKSQPT